The proteins below are encoded in one region of Arthrobacter sp. CJ23:
- a CDS encoding type II toxin-antitoxin system death-on-curing family toxin, with the protein MTAYLDIEDALQVIDRYGFHIRDVGLLASALARPATTVMGAEAYPELAMKAAALLESVARFHPLIDGISAPPGRTWSFCCGSAASGTTSLRTRLSISSWAWLPAART; encoded by the coding sequence GTGACCGCGTACCTCGACATTGAGGACGCGCTGCAGGTGATCGACCGGTACGGGTTCCACATCCGTGACGTCGGTCTGCTCGCCTCGGCCCTGGCCCGACCCGCCACAACGGTCATGGGCGCTGAAGCCTATCCTGAATTGGCTATGAAGGCGGCCGCGTTGCTGGAGTCCGTGGCCCGTTTCCATCCGCTCATTGACGGCATAAGCGCACCGCCTGGACGCACATGGTCCTTCTGTTGTGGATCAGCGGCCTCCGGCACGACTTCATTACGGACGAGGCTTTCAATCTCGTCGTGGGCGTGGCTTCCGGCAGCACGGACCTGA
- a CDS encoding recombinase family protein: MHENLDTTTPGGRLVFHVFAALAEFIRDLVVAGTREGLAAAGPRPRRRLAQRCHARHHPRCQGHADQPQGQHHLDRQAVAYHSRNPLQPHPRRERSPDEPAPRACPHRWSRFWAFPRADWS, from the coding sequence CTGCACGAAAATCTTGACACCACCACCCCGGGCGGCAGACTGGTCTTCCACGTCTTTGCCGCTCTGGCCGAATTCATCCGAGACCTGGTCGTGGCAGGGACCCGCGAAGGCCTGGCCGCTGCGGGCCCGCGTCCGCGTCGGAGGCTGGCCCAGCGTTGTCACGCCCGACATCATCCGCGCTGCCAGGGACATGCTGACCAACCCCAAGGCCAGCATCACCTCGATCGCCAAGCTGTTGCGTATCATTCCCGGAATCCTCTACAACCGCATCCCCGACGTGAAAGATCTCCGGACGAGCCGGCACCCAGAGCTTGCCCGCACCGCTGGTCCAGATTCTGGGCATTCCCAAGGGCAGACTGGAGCTGA